CGTGGTGACGAAGTCACGCACGCTGCACGCCACCCCGGTGGCCAGCACGTAGTCGTCGGGGGAGTCGGCCTGCAGCATCTGCCACATACCCTCGACGTACTCCGGCGCGTAGCCCCAGTCGCGCACCGCATCCAGGTTGCCGAGGTAGATGTGCTCCTCGAGCCCGGCCTTGATCCGCGCCACTGCGCGGGTGACCTTGCGGGTCAGGAACGTCTCGCCCCTACGGGGCGACTCGTGGTTGAAGAGGATCCCGCTGACGGCCCACATGCCGTAGCCGTCGCGGTAGTTGCGGGTCATCCAGTGCGCGAAGACCTTGGAGACGCCGTACGGGGAGCGGGGGTGCAGCGCCGTCTCTTCGTGCTGCGGCGGGTGCGTGGCGCCGAACATCTCCGAACTGGAGGCCTGGTAGACCCGCGCCGGCACCTCGGCCATCCGCAGCGCCTCGAGCACCCGCAGGGCACCCATCCCGGTGACGTTGCTGGTGTGCTCGGGCTCGACGAAGCTGACCCGCACGTGCGACTGGGCCGCCAGGTTGTAGACCTCGTCGGGCTCGATCCACTGGAAGAGGTAGGTCAGACGGCCGACGTCGGTCACGTCACCGTGGTGCAGCACCAGCCGGACGTCCTCGTCGTGCGCGTCTTGGTAGAGGTGGTCGATGCGCGAGGTGTTGAACGTCGAGGCGCGCCGGATCAGGCCGTGCACCTCGTACCCCTTGCCGAGCAAGAGCTCAGCGAGGTAGGAGCCGTCCTGGCCGGTGATGCCGGTGATGAAGGCGCGTCGACGCCTGACCTGCTCGCTCATGGGTCGGATTCTTCCTCATCGGCTGCGCGCTGCGAGACCGGTCCACGACAGGGGAGGCCGAGGGACCGGCCGGTGGCGCACCGCGAGGCGATCGCGCAGACTGGGCGCGCGGCTCCGGACGGTCCTCGGGGGAGCCCTCAGCCCTTCACGAGACGGACACGATGACTCGCTCCCGCCTGGCCGTGCTGGCCGCCACCGCATTGGCCGCCAGCATGCTGCCCGCGTTCACCCTGACGGGCTCGGCCACCGCCGCGCCGGTCGTCCCCGCGGCTCGCCAGGACGGAGGAATCTTCGCCCCCTTGCCCGGCTTTGAGCCCGAGGGCGACCGGGTCCGCGTGGACGCCTCGGACTTCGCGGCCGTGCGCGTCGACCTCGGCGCGGCCCGCGCCGCACTGGCCTCCGCTCCCACTCGCGTCGCTGCGCGCGGCACGGTGCTCGCGCTGCCCACGCCGGACGGGGACGCCGAGCGGTTCTCGGTGCACGCCACCTCCGTCATGGAGCCGGACCTGGCGGCCGCGCACCCTGAGCTGCGCACCTACGCCGGCCGGTCCCTGGACACCCCCGGGCGCAGCGTCGTCCTCGACGTCACGCCGCTCGGCCTGCACGCCTCCGTACGCGGCCCCGGCGGTGACTACCTCGTCGACCCGGCCTACGACGCGCGCGGCACCCGGGAGCACCTGAGCTACTACGCCGCCGACGCCGCGACCCCGGTGCCCGACCTGCTGGCCCAGGAGGAGCCCCGCGACATCACCGGCGCGGCTGTGCGCAAGCCGGCCGACGGGCAGGCCGGCGCGCTGGTGAAGCGACGTACGTATCGGCTGGCGCTGGTCAACGACCCGTCGTACGCCGCGTACTTCGGCACCGCCAACGTGTTGGCAGAGAAGGTCACGCTCATCAACCGGGTCAACCAGGTCTACAACGACGACCTCGGCATCCGGCTGCTGCTCGTCGACGACTCCGACCGGCTGAACCTGGACTCCGCAGCCAAGGCCGAGGGCGCAGATGGTCCGTGCGGCTCGGCGCCGTGCTTCGACCCGGCCGTGGGCGACCCGGAGAGCGAGGGCGGCGAGCCCGGCATGCTCGACTACTGCAGCCCCGGCGCCCTCGGGCGGATGCGCACCGTGCTCGGCCAGCTCATCGGCGCCGACGCCTACGACCTGGGCCACCTCGTCCTCGGCGTCAACGGCGGCGGCGTCGCCTACCTGGGCGTGGTGGGTCAGGACTACTCCTCCGGCGGTTGCACCGGCCTTCCCGAGCCCCGCGGTGACTTCTTCGCCATCGACTACGTCGCCCACGAGATCGGCCACCAGTTCTCCGGCAACCACACCTTCAACGGGACCAAGGGCGCGTGCGGCGGCAACATCTCCGAGGCATCCGTCGAGCCGGGCTCCGGCTCGTCGGTGATGGCCTATGCGGGCATCTGCGGGGTCGACGACCTCCAGCCGCACACCGATCCTTACTTCTCCCAGCTCACCATCGGTGAGGTCA
This Nocardioides dokdonensis FR1436 DNA region includes the following protein-coding sequences:
- a CDS encoding reprolysin-like metallopeptidase, which gives rise to MTRSRLAVLAATALAASMLPAFTLTGSATAAPVVPAARQDGGIFAPLPGFEPEGDRVRVDASDFAAVRVDLGAARAALASAPTRVAARGTVLALPTPDGDAERFSVHATSVMEPDLAAAHPELRTYAGRSLDTPGRSVVLDVTPLGLHASVRGPGGDYLVDPAYDARGTREHLSYYAADAATPVPDLLAQEEPRDITGAAVRKPADGQAGALVKRRTYRLALVNDPSYAAYFGTANVLAEKVTLINRVNQVYNDDLGIRLLLVDDSDRLNLDSAAKAEGADGPCGSAPCFDPAVGDPESEGGEPGMLDYCSPGALGRMRTVLGQLIGADAYDLGHLVLGVNGGGVAYLGVVGQDYSSGGCTGLPEPRGDFFAIDYVAHEIGHQFSGNHTFNGTKGACGGNISEASVEPGSGSSVMAYAGICGVDDLQPHTDPYFSQLTIGEVTRYVTSTQRRAIEVQTVSLRGFDTDGDSIEVAYGDKSRTLTRGENYTSAGVEAAIEAVTGINVRIAKWGYDAYGDFSQAIAPPGRPIDAGFQVIFNDKLDPFDTGKAPRKNLRSLSVTGGSGVTASVGETAKGGAVANGGDQVATTTNHKPVVNAGKNRVIPVQTPFTLKGAAKDADGDDVTFVWEQNDTGVGTSLVDNRKIFGPLFRMFSDNAVVTNEAAQQSPSPGQNTATTSAKRSFPDLAQVLHGATNAKTGRCPALSQSGDGGAAPTDRQLDCYSEFLPTKQYKGSSDIGKRKMHFRLTGRDGFTEGGGTSYDDVVVRVKRKAGPFLVKTQDDGQALRGGKKVRVAWDVNRTRSLAKKVRVKLSVDDGASWSNVALKTRNDGAVRVRLPKVTAEKAWFMIEARGNIFFDTNDQAFSIK
- the gmd gene encoding GDP-mannose 4,6-dehydratase — its product is MSEQVRRRRAFITGITGQDGSYLAELLLGKGYEVHGLIRRASTFNTSRIDHLYQDAHDEDVRLVLHHGDVTDVGRLTYLFQWIEPDEVYNLAAQSHVRVSFVEPEHTSNVTGMGALRVLEALRMAEVPARVYQASSSEMFGATHPPQHEETALHPRSPYGVSKVFAHWMTRNYRDGYGMWAVSGILFNHESPRRGETFLTRKVTRAVARIKAGLEEHIYLGNLDAVRDWGYAPEYVEGMWQMLQADSPDDYVLATGVACSVRDFVTTAFDHAGLDWEKHVRYDDRYLRPTEVDELIGDPGKAARELDWKASVAGLDLARLMVDADIARLAGGPDWVDQPSLVDWPVHPIGR